In one Streptomyces marincola genomic region, the following are encoded:
- a CDS encoding regulator — MSTERPGGPPSPQPTTPRTPNRQLAALIAEAGFSHAGLARRVDQLGLEHGLDLRYDKTSVTRWLRGQRPRGTTPALIAEVFTRRLGRRLSAQDLGLEACAPVYAGLEFAASPAEAVDIVAGLWRKDSGSYAELRKIAFTPAGLVVPSRDWLIGRPDERVARGEPPEPPAPGAEAPPAARVPEQARGPVRPPQPGVPPQPGAADPAAQGRPPQPPGARRPVPQAARPSRLDRVERGPGQRVTAGDIAALRSVADLFRTLDQAYGGGHARQALVRYLENELEPMLRGAYGEQTGRKLFSAAADLTRLAGWTAYDIAAHGLAQRYFVQALRLAQAAGDRSYGAYVLVSMSRQAVYLGHGREAVQLARVAQQGMASSVPPVVQALLHSVEARGHGLLGEVRSCTAALARAERALEAARTADDVPAWARFFDEAQLADEFAHCHRDLQQYRAAARHAERSLQLRSPAYARSRLFCRVVLASARLGLGDVEHACTLAAEAAAQAGEMRSVRVHEYLQDFESRLEPFRDAAAVRVYRERLATLG, encoded by the coding sequence ATGTCCACGGAACGACCCGGAGGCCCGCCCTCCCCCCAGCCCACAACCCCGCGCACTCCGAACCGCCAGCTCGCCGCACTCATCGCCGAGGCCGGATTCTCACACGCCGGTCTGGCCAGACGCGTCGACCAGCTCGGCCTCGAACACGGCCTCGATCTCCGCTACGACAAGACGTCGGTCACCCGCTGGCTGCGGGGGCAACGGCCGCGCGGCACGACCCCGGCGCTGATCGCCGAGGTGTTCACCCGGCGGCTCGGCCGCCGGTTGTCGGCGCAGGACCTCGGCCTTGAGGCGTGCGCGCCGGTCTACGCGGGTCTTGAGTTCGCCGCGAGTCCTGCCGAGGCCGTCGACATCGTCGCCGGCCTGTGGCGCAAGGACTCCGGCAGCTACGCCGAGCTGCGCAAGATCGCGTTCACCCCGGCCGGCCTCGTGGTCCCGAGCCGCGACTGGCTCATCGGCCGCCCGGACGAACGGGTCGCGCGCGGCGAGCCGCCCGAGCCCCCGGCCCCCGGGGCCGAGGCGCCGCCGGCCGCCCGCGTGCCCGAGCAGGCGCGCGGGCCCGTCAGGCCGCCGCAGCCGGGCGTGCCGCCCCAGCCGGGCGCGGCCGACCCGGCGGCCCAGGGCCGGCCGCCGCAGCCGCCGGGCGCGCGCCGCCCGGTGCCGCAGGCCGCGCGGCCCAGCCGCCTCGACCGCGTCGAGCGCGGGCCTGGCCAGCGCGTCACGGCCGGCGACATCGCGGCCCTGCGCTCGGTCGCGGACCTGTTCCGCACCCTGGACCAGGCGTACGGCGGCGGCCACGCCAGGCAGGCCCTTGTCCGGTATCTGGAGAACGAGCTCGAACCGATGCTGCGCGGCGCCTACGGCGAGCAGACCGGCCGCAAGCTGTTCTCCGCCGCCGCCGACCTGACCCGCCTCGCGGGCTGGACGGCCTACGACATCGCCGCCCACGGCCTGGCGCAGCGCTACTTCGTGCAGGCGCTGCGCCTGGCGCAGGCCGCGGGCGACCGCAGCTACGGCGCCTACGTGCTGGTCTCGATGAGCCGGCAGGCCGTGTACCTCGGGCACGGCAGGGAGGCCGTCCAGCTGGCCAGGGTGGCCCAGCAGGGCATGGCCAGTTCGGTGCCGCCCGTGGTGCAGGCGCTGCTGCACAGCGTCGAGGCGCGCGGCCACGGGCTGCTCGGCGAGGTCAGATCCTGCACGGCGGCCCTCGCCCGCGCCGAGCGCGCCCTGGAGGCCGCGCGGACGGCCGACGACGTGCCGGCGTGGGCGCGGTTCTTCGACGAGGCGCAGCTGGCCGACGAGTTCGCGCACTGCCACCGCGACCTCCAGCAGTACCGGGCCGCCGCCCGGCACGCGGAGCGCTCCCTCCAGCTGCGCAGCCCCGCCTACGCCCGCAGCAGGCTGTTCTGCCGCGTGGTGCTGGCCAGCGCGCGGCTGGGCCTCGGGGACGTGGAGCACGCCTGCACGCTGGCCGCGGAGGCCGCCGCGCAGGCGGGTGAGATGCGGTCGGTCCGCGTCCACGAGTACCTCCAGGACTTCGAGAGCCGCCTGGAGCCGTTCCGGGACGCCGCGGCCGTCCGTGTCTACCGCGAGCGCCTGGCCACGCTCGGCTGA